From a single Thermoanaerobaculia bacterium genomic region:
- a CDS encoding alpha/beta fold hydrolase, protein MSNPPASKSTIGRTLPLAPSPLRWLLGGASRLSPGWTSAWAARQFLRPRRRPVNGRVPGGASGAGGAGARRRDVSFEVDGVAIAATHWGAVGAARGALLVHGWEGRGEQLAPFAELLARRDYQGLTFDFPAHGSSGGSSTNFVEMAAVLRAAAERLAELRATADGVPRLDAVIAHSAGCVATLVARERGLDVDRLVFVASPADLGGFGDVFATVLGLSPEVRRRLQARIEQRIGVTWEAIAPERVARRLPPRPTLVLHDAADREVDLEHGRRLAAALAGSELAVTSGLGHNRILRDPEVLRQALEFLERASTRAC, encoded by the coding sequence ATGTCGAATCCGCCCGCCTCGAAAAGCACGATCGGTCGTACCCTTCCGCTGGCGCCCTCGCCGCTGCGCTGGCTACTGGGAGGTGCCAGCCGCCTCTCACCAGGTTGGACGTCGGCCTGGGCCGCACGACAGTTTCTGCGCCCTCGCCGGCGGCCGGTGAACGGCAGGGTGCCGGGCGGCGCGAGCGGCGCGGGCGGCGCCGGCGCCAGGCGGCGAGACGTCTCGTTCGAGGTGGATGGCGTGGCGATCGCGGCGACGCATTGGGGAGCCGTCGGAGCCGCGCGGGGTGCCCTGCTGGTGCACGGTTGGGAAGGGCGGGGCGAGCAGCTCGCGCCGTTCGCCGAGCTCCTGGCTCGCCGCGACTACCAGGGCCTGACGTTCGACTTTCCGGCCCACGGCTCGTCGGGCGGCAGCAGCACCAACTTTGTCGAGATGGCGGCCGTGCTGCGCGCCGCCGCCGAGCGCCTGGCGGAGCTCCGCGCCACGGCGGACGGAGTGCCGCGGCTGGACGCCGTCATCGCCCATTCCGCCGGCTGCGTCGCGACCCTGGTCGCGCGCGAGCGCGGCCTCGACGTCGATCGCCTGGTCTTCGTCGCGTCGCCGGCGGACCTGGGCGGCTTCGGCGACGTCTTCGCGACGGTGCTCGGCCTGTCGCCCGAAGTTCGCCGGCGCCTGCAGGCCCGCATCGAGCAGCGGATCGGCGTGACCTGGGAGGCGATCGCCCCCGAACGCGTCGCGCGGCGTCTGCCGCCGCGGCCGACGCTCGTCCTGCACGACGCCGCGGACCGCGAAGTCGACCTCGAGCATGGCCGGCGCCTCGCGGCGGCGCTCGCAGGCAGCGAGCTCGCGGTCACTTCGGGTTTAGGCCACAACCGGATCCTGCGCGACCCCGAAGTCCTGCGCCAGGCGCTCGAGTTCCTGGAGCGAGCCTCGACGCGGGCTTGCTGA
- a CDS encoding DUF3024 domain-containing protein: MPMTDIEKRRAEIALRNYCAQRLRPEIRHELESVYRLEKQFAYISERRPDWQDATIRRDHDVAKFRFDMTSRRWALYWRDRNLKWHRFDKYAATTDIAELLPVVDAEPIFYG; encoded by the coding sequence ATGCCGATGACCGACATCGAGAAGCGCCGGGCGGAGATCGCGCTCCGGAACTATTGTGCCCAACGCCTGCGGCCCGAGATTCGCCACGAGCTCGAGAGCGTCTATCGGCTCGAGAAGCAGTTCGCCTACATTTCGGAACGCCGGCCGGACTGGCAAGACGCGACGATTCGTCGCGACCACGACGTCGCGAAGTTCCGGTTCGACATGACTTCTCGGCGATGGGCCCTCTACTGGCGGGACCGCAACCTCAAATGGCATCGCTTCGACAAGTACGCAGCCACGACCGACATCGCGGAGCTGCTGCCGGTGGTCGACGCCGAGCCGATCTTCTATGGCTAG
- a CDS encoding type II secretion system protein G: protein MRRRFHLFGCLLLLLALAGCAESDRAWMEPTLRNDLKVLRDLIDQYRGDQGHLPPTLGTLVDKGYIRLIPYDPITRRNDTWIEIREPTESGCVPGIVDVRSGAPGRARDGTRYADW, encoded by the coding sequence ATGCGACGCCGATTCCATCTCTTCGGCTGCCTCCTGCTGCTGCTCGCGCTCGCGGGCTGCGCCGAGAGCGACCGCGCCTGGATGGAACCCACTCTGAGGAACGATCTCAAAGTGCTCCGCGATCTCATCGATCAGTACCGAGGCGACCAGGGGCATCTCCCGCCGACGCTCGGAACCCTCGTCGACAAGGGATACATCCGCCTGATCCCCTACGATCCGATCACCCGGCGCAACGACACCTGGATCGAAATTCGCGAGCCCACCGAGTCCGGCTGTGTCCCCGGAATCGTGGACGTCCGCTCCGGCGCGCCCGGACGCGCGCGCGACGGCACGCGCTATGCCGACTGGTGA